Below is a window of Lytechinus variegatus isolate NC3 chromosome 4, Lvar_3.0, whole genome shotgun sequence DNA.
GCCCCAGTGACCTTCATCATAAAATCTACAGCTGGGGGAATGTCTTTATCTGCAGGATCACTGATGAAGCTCCCCTTTTTGTGCGCCTGAAGGGCTATTGAAAAGCGAATCTCAAGGCCCCAGACATCAAAGCCATGCTTTACCAAGAACTCGACGAGACTGACTTCTACTGTGTCTAGAGCAAAGATGCGATGTGTGACGCCAAGTCCGTGTAATAACAGAATAGGTCCTTTATCCCCACCTTTGTATCTAGTGAATACGAGTGGCGTGCCATCGGTAGCCAGGAAATGATATACTTGGGGAGTAATCCCGTTCAAATTCAATGGCCTTCGCTTCCGTGGCTCGGAATCGGGACTAAATGGAGAGCTCAAACCGTAAGGATCAAACACGCCATAGGAATCCACTAAAATGCCTGTGAAGAAACTTCCGAACTTCGCTTTCCATTTCATCCTCAACCTCTTCGAGCAGCAACAGGTCACCTCCAACGTGGACAATTGCTTCATGAAATCCGAGAACTTCATTTCAAGTTTTCCCTCACCGATCTCCTTCAGGCCTGGTTTGGGTCCTTCCGAGACCTTGATCGTAAGTGTCGTCGTATCGCTCATACCTATTTCCACCGCGGAGTCCTTGTGCACGGTCTTGACACCTTTGAAGACATAGAACTTGTCCCCGCCATGCAAATTCATGTCATATGTCATTTCCTTGGTCTCGACATGTTCATCGCTGTTCCGGAACAAGTGGAACACTCCGTTCGAGACTGTCAAGGGTTTATCGTGTAATGCCTTACACGTGACTGTGCCGTGGATAGCTGCCTTGTGTTCGGGATCCACTTCGAGCATGTGCTCGATGTCGTGACTCTCAATAGTCAGAGTGAATTCGGCAGGATACGGGAAACCATCGACGGTCAGGTCGCCGACCATGCGTTCAGTGAATTTCAATCCAGGTTTACACTCGCTCTTCGGTTTCTTCTCTGTACggatcaaaacaaaaataaacactgTAATCGTTAGCACAAccatatatcaaaatataactTCGATGAACTGTGCATTCAgtccagggccccatcttacaaagagatacgattgatccaatcaatcgcaactctatggaaatccatcaatgtcataatttttttctttcggaaatttgctcaatgtcctttgaaaacaaatagaagcatactgaattgtcaagaaaacagtgaacaTATTAATATACGTCATTTCTAGAAAAcgttttgaacaaacatgcattttagatgttgatgttgctggctttacATAGCTGCGATCAACTGGATCAATcgaaactctttgtaagatgggcccagGTTTGTAGTCGTGTCTGGTTTATTTgatcttttcatgataaaatatgtAATCAACTGTTTTGCTTGATACAATAGGCCAGAGGAGATCAAGAAAAATCGAATCTTTATCAAATACATATGATAGTTTCATCTGCATTTTATAACAGgctattaatcatgttaattgacAAGCCTGTGCATCGGGATAGCAGCCGGActtaaattcaaaataaaaaagtgaacaTTTGTCAACTCTACAGAATGGATATGAACGATTTTAAGAGTGTAGCCGGCTTTACATTAGTTGtattcatcattgtcattatctaTTCTCAATTCCCATGAAATTTAAACAGTTACAAAACACATATGCAAATGAATACGTAATACGCATACGCTGCGTTCGAAGAAAAATATCCGTATCCAATCCTCGTTAATCTTATTTGGGTATTAACATAATAGGGCTTTATTATGTTCCACATTTATTTCAACCCAGTGGCGTACCAacgattttccacaggggggggggcaaaatcgtccgccaaaaaatttgacaagcaaaaaaaaaggtcttcaagctcgtcaggggggccttaaaggtcttcaagctcgtcagggagGCAAACagggtctttcaagctcgtcagggggcagggaAACGTcatttgcatgggttgtggctcgtcagggggaggggcagactgccccctgtaggtacgctagtgtttCATTCCAAATTTTGAAGATTCGTCATGGATAGACGTACGGCCACTTTAATACATTCAGCTGTTACGAAGTCGGATACAGATCATCGCCGATTGTGACTATGAAGTTTGTGAAATCAATTACACCTCGGCTATTATGATATAtacattgtttgtttttttaacccGATTTTACAGAACAAATAGAAGAtgttgcagaaagcaataacagaatcattctgtaaattcataaaacatgaatttttctgcaatttaacagaacaggtctctttaaaaaggggaaaagggggtttaaatattaaaggaaatttgtatgGTTCCATACACCCAAAtatgcaatctggtaagattacaggtgttctcgagactctgctgcaggaacctcttttattttaaggataaattttctaacagtggaGGTGAGAACAGATAATGGCAGGTCAATCTTCCCAATACACAACTAACTTTGCACAACTATTATAATCAAGGAAAATAACCCCAATTTTATTGCAGGATCCCAATAAACTATACATTCTTTTAAAACCGAATACTTACTTAGAGGTTTACCGAATTCGTAGTTGATTGTCCAGCCATTACTCTCAGCAAGGAGACGCATGCATCTCTCTGCAACCATACTGATTGTCAGTGTGGGATTAACACCGAGACTACGGGGCATGACAGCGCCATCTACGACGAGAAGACCGGGATAGGTTTCAGCTGAATCTCCTTTAAAGACGTGTCCAGAATGGTCAACCACACCTTAAAAAAGATTAATGATccataataatatattttgaccataaaataatgaattagaGCTTCCTAGCTAGTTGAAATGAATTAGCTCACAGATAATATGCATAGAGAGAACAGTATTAGTTCAATAAAGACGTAATTCGAACTACATCAACTTTTTTCCTTATTGATTGAACAGCATTTTAGCGCTATCAGTCACTCATTGATTGGAACCAGAAGGAAATTTCTTGAGCTTATTTTATTGTACAAATTGTCTTCAAAATAGATGTGAGTTCTCATTAATTCTACTTAAATTTCCTCTTTTCTGTTGTCtacatttgaattgaaaaaggAGTTACAAGTAACAGGTTACCTTGTTTTCCGGATTCCGCCATGCAGCATCCGCCAAGAGGGTGTACGGTCACAACACCTCTGGTGCCTTTGAGCTTCGGAATAACACCACCCCAAGTAGGATTCGCTATGACCTCTCCTTTGAGAACTTTTGTTGCCGATCTTGCTGCATCATAGATCTTCTGGAAATTTCGCTCCTCGCCTATATTTGGGAAGTCTATCCAGACCCGGCCATTGGCTGGGTCATGGCGCATCCGGCCTGTGCTCGAGTCGTGGCTCATAGAAAGAAACGCCAGAGTGTTCTTGAAAGCAGTACCGGTAATGGAATGAAGGAACTCTGTGAGTTCATTCTCACAAGGTGACATGTCTTCCCCTATCGAGGTCTTCATGAGCACCTTGTAGGGTAATTCCAGAAGAGACGGAGGTGTGCCGTCCTCCAGAACGAAGCCATCCTCGAGAGGCATGCCATTCAGATGTCTACGCATGTCCAAGAATCCCGTGATACAAGGTCCAGGCCCTTTCTTCGGCTTCTTTGCCATGTCTTCTAAGGCTATTCCGACCGGGCGGATCTTCTCGGTGCCGTTGTAGCTGAAGTTGAGGGCGTCCCCGTTTGTGGTGAAACCTTCACCAAGTCTGGGTGAGAGGGACAAACCGTAGAAGGCTGACTGGAGCAGAATGTTGGTAGAACCAAGAGATCCTGCTCCAAGGATGACTGTCTCTGCGGATACTGTACGTTCCTCTTCGTTGAAGTCATCTTGACCAAGAGGCACATAGTACACAAGCCATCTTCCAGATGACTCGTCTCTTCTGATCGACTTTACTTGAACCTAGTCACAAAAGgattaagaatttaaaaaaaatctcaattcATTTTAAACAGATGAAGTACGATAAAAAATGCAAAGAGAGGTGTTGAAagttttcatattcatatcgAAAAATAAAATCGATGCAGCAGCAATCATCTGCCATAATGTTCACAaaccatgaacatgatgaatgacTTGACTTATAGTGGGCTTGCTGTCCTCTGTAACAGTAATATACAAGTTAGTACACATTCAATGACTtgatttaaaattaatttttaaaaaatgtgatggCTCTTGAATAAAATGTGTTGTGTCAAAACAAGAAAATCGGCAAAATATCAGAAAACATACAGAAAATCGTAATACAATCTACcccaaatcattatttttattaaaggtGCAGACTCCcccaccccacacacacacatcccaTGGTTTCAGCTGTCACGATGTTCTCACCTCTGTAAACATGTAAGCGCCATGGGCCTTTGCGTCGGGTAGGTAGTTCATGTTGAGTGTGTTCTTGGCACCAGTGTTACAACCGCTGCAACAGTTGCCGCAACCGACGCAAGCAGGTTGCGGCAACCCGATGTGGTTTTTCTTCGTCTTCTTGAAATTCACATAGAGCGGTAGCCTGTATGATTGGGACACAACCGAGATCATGTCTAAATTATTATACAGAGCGATTTTCCCCCCTTCCCGAAGTCTTAGATTAACGATAGGGGGATATTTTCCATGACACGGAGAATATAAAGGCGTGCTGTCACGGTCTCTTTGTGTATCCATGAAGTGTGGTATGAATAGGGGTCGGGTTGCTTGCTAATGGGTCAAAAGAGTCCACTAAGGCTATAACATGACTTTTATCCTTTGTCATTGACGAACAAAGTGATTAATTGTTGCATTAACTGAACTTTAGGAATTATCTTTTAATTATCTATTAAATCaatcttaaaggagaatgaaaccattggaacaagatagcttgtgtgaaaacagaaaaatcaaagaaacagatcaaaaaaagtttgagaaaaatcggacataaaatgagaaagttatgagcatttgaatattgcgatcactattgctatggagatcgcaaattggcaatgcgacaaagatttgtgatgtcacttgtgaacagctctccccattactttagtatatatttcacttgaattgcctcttttatcatatctatccatagatcatgtgttctttctacatgagggcatgtaatacatatattttaagaatacatcatggataaagagtttgtatcatcataagaaaaagcaaaaagaaacattttgagggtattttaaagtccaccaaagggaaagttgttcatcagtgacatcacacatccttgtcgcattgccaatgggaggatctccatagcattagtgattacaatattcaaatgctcaaaactttctcatttgtccaatttttctcaaactttctttattcttattctttgatttttctgtttctacacaagcctatttgttccaaaggtttcattcccctttaagggttTGATTTTATTCTGTGATGTATAACCTTCATTCTATACTTCCTGAGCAAATATGCAGCTAAAGGAAGAGATAAACTATagaaatacattatttcaattttctataTCAATGAAACTAAACATTAAGAAACTAAAAGGTAGAACATGGTAGGATTACATATTCATTGCAAAATCTAAGTTTACTGAATGACCAATTCATAGCAATTCAAATTAACATGTCAGCCTTACGTACTTCTTGTAAATTTCTTTGGTTGCCAAGTCTTCGATGTCAGTGAGCAGCCCCTCCGCGATCTTCTTCATAGCTGCTTCCTTTGGGAGTGACGGGTGGCTATCAGGGTATTTCATTGGTCGAAGCATCGATACCACGTGATCTCGATCGGCGCCGTTTAGGTTGAGGACGTCATCGCGTAGGTTTTGCGGCCAGGCCTGAATAGATGaaagattaaatgaaaattgagaGTTTCAAATAGAAACATTGTGAATAATTATACAGTGTTCATATGGTTAAGGAAAATTTAAGCTACGACTTTTATACTACATGAATATCGCTTCACACAACAAacaagggagaaaaaaaaaccacataACGCAAATACCATCAGCAAACAAGCATAGAAACATACAAAAATTTGTCCAAACAGACACATGAATGATAGATACTGTTGTTCAACCTATACCTTGTCTTCGAACACTTCAGGGTCGGCATCCAGGCCGACATTGGCGTTGATGAGTGATGTCCCACCAAGGCCACATCCCTGAACGACGGTCACCTCTGGTCCCATGATGATGTCGTACAGATCAGTCGGTTTACCTAGAGTGAGGGGAAAACACACTAAAGAGTAAGATGGGTATCTATAAGATAAgcgttttatatatatatatatatatatatatatatatatatatatatatatatatatatatatatatatatatatatatatatatatattggaattgtgaaataaatgatagtTAAGGtaaatcttaataaaaaaaatcatcattttatcGCTAAATAAATCTTTAAGCCTATTGAAACGCCAAAACAACTCCGAGTGCTTTTCCGCTTTAGAATGAAACTCCTTATGATATCTGTTTTTTAGACGTATATCATATTCTatcatattatatcatattgtattatgttataatataatattatatgatatgatattatatttcatattatgttatattatatcatatcatattatattatattataggGCCTATATGCAATACCTTCctgcttattatttttcaaactattttatttgttataagAACTTTTTTCATCTTGTATCATCTACTATTCAATTCTAACATCGCAAGAAGAAATATGCATCAAAATATTGTTCGCATAATCTattgatataataatatttttaatgtcaATGCATTAATTGGGATGGATAGACAGAAATAAGCTATACAAACTAATCGAAAATTGACAAGTTTCATTCCACCCGATAAAAGAAAGGATTCATGGGAAATCCTAGtttcattagtattattattctAAACTAGGTTATGACAACCAGAAAATCCACAAAAAGAATACAATTGTATAGAATGCAACCTTGTGGTAACATGGATAGTTTACCAACAACGATTCATCCAAAGAAATCTTTTATTgttcattctcttttttgttaACCGTCACGTATTCAGTTCGCGTGACACTGCCAGACAATTACTGACGTGGCTGGTTATTTTAAGCACTCTACGATAGTTGATATTTGATCGTTGGGTATCCATTGATCGAGAAAAGCAAcagcaaaaaatatttcaaaaggaaTCAAACGTGCGGAAAGACAGGCATGAATAAATGGCAGATAATACTTTCTTTAAATGGGTGCTCATTACACACTGTAATATAGGATACATAACAATTTATGTGACTGAGAATATTTAATAGGTCTATTATAAGTCATTCTGTACACGTGCCGCTTGTATCAATCATCCGAGTGTGTTCCAAACACTCTTTCTTTTGATCTCTCTTTCATTGTTCTCCACAGAGACGACGCCGACACAACGATACATTTATCGCCAACTGTTTTAGAATATCATTGTACACCGaatatttccctctttttcctgcatatgtttcaaaatattttgtcttatttgcagatgtggggggggggggcaggggcccggtgaacgatttttttttatacagggggtgctgatgtaaatttgaaaaaaaaaggttttactACATAATGTGATTATTTGGTTACATTTTTCCAGTTTTACACATCTTCCAGGACACCCGGGGTGCTGCCCAAAGACCTCATACTATGCAGAATGATACACGCAGTACCCCAAAGGAAATTTAGGGGGGTGCTTCAACACCCCCAGAACCCCCTCTACCCAGGGCCATAAGGGGGTGGTTAAAGCTGAAATCAGTTCCCATTTGTCAATAAAA
It encodes the following:
- the LOC121414012 gene encoding uncharacterized protein LOC121414012; this encodes MADVADGIKERKYYFDENSEFGTDYTGYKLSSLLSQLQPHYDVIVIGSGYGGSIAASRCARAGKTVCVLERGKEWWPGDFPETLVEAAKNTQITQKDSGILETGKPTDLYDIIMGPEVTVVQGCGLGGTSLINANVGLDADPEVFEDKAWPQNLRDDVLNLNGADRDHVVSMLRPMKYPDSHPSLPKEAAMKKIAEGLLTDIEDLATKEIYKKLPLYVNFKKTKKNHIGLPQPACVGCGNCCSGCNTGAKNTLNMNYLPDAKAHGAYMFTEVQVKSIRRDESSGRWLVYYVPLGQDDFNEEERTVSAETVILGAGSLGSTNILLQSAFYGLSLSPRLGEGFTTNGDALNFSYNGTEKIRPVGIALEDMAKKPKKGPGPCITGFLDMRRHLNGMPLEDGFVLEDGTPPSLLELPYKVLMKTSIGEDMSPCENELTEFLHSITGTAFKNTLAFLSMSHDSSTGRMRHDPANGRVWIDFPNIGEERNFQKIYDAARSATKVLKGEVIANPTWGGVIPKLKGTRGVVTVHPLGGCCMAESGKQGVVDHSGHVFKGDSAETYPGLLVVDGAVMPRSLGVNPTLTISMVAERCMRLLAESNGWTINYEFGKPLKKKPKSECKPGLKFTERMVGDLTVDGFPYPAEFTLTIESHDIEHMLEVDPEHKAAIHGTVTCKALHDKPLTVSNGVFHLFRNSDEHVETKEMTYDMNLHGGDKFYVFKGVKTVHKDSAVEIGMSDTTTLTIKVSEGPKPGLKEIGEGKLEMKFSDFMKQLSTLEVTCCCSKRLRMKWKAKFGSFFTGILVDSYGVFDPYGLSSPFSPDSEPRKRRPLNLNGITPQVYHFLATDGTPLVFTRYKGGDKGPILLLHGLGVTHRIFALDTVEVSLVEFLVKHGFDVWGLEIRFSIALQAHKKGSFISDPADKDIPPAVDFMMKVTGAPNIQVFAHCAGSATMHASLLGGHLTGKIRSMVVSQVGFRFIVSRFNKLKANARLPKFLQCIGVKGMSAYSDIEDAWHRKFMNRVFDGISNITSESREQCDSDVCHRITFIYSLLWIHQNMNPSTHDTLHEWNGYVHSDIFKHFAHCTRQGFLDRIEDDAEPYLPDFHCPDRLNSEAYRKQMKHLDIPILYFSGQDNHCWDPETTKQSYERCKEANPDQDYEWFMVPDYGHLDCIVGKDASDDVFPRFLPFLEKYAKPLEKS